Proteins found in one Zea mays cultivar B73 chromosome 1, Zm-B73-REFERENCE-NAM-5.0, whole genome shotgun sequence genomic segment:
- the LOC100283679 gene encoding Transcription factor-like protein DPB, which yields MVSGAAPNPDGGGAQNTQRPPPLTQAGARTALATPPAVSGGAAHSASTSGGSAGSPPSSRSEQHAPDGAAKGPALGAAPAAAASTPASDSTFLRLNNLDINGDDAPSSQAPTSKKKRRGTRAVGPDKGNRGLRQFSMKVCEKVESKGRTTYNEVADELVAEFTDPNNNIEAPDPDNPNAQQYDEKNIRRRVYDALNVLMAMDIISKDKKEIQWKGLPRTSISDIEEMKTELVGLKGRIEKKSAYLQELQDQYVGLQNLIQRNEQSYGSGNTPSGGVALPFILVQTRPHATVEVEISEDMQLVHFDFNSTPFELHDDSYVLKEMRFCGREQHDSTQESISNGGESSSVSNIYWQHVQHVERPNNGTGRLPSSPPIPGILKGRAKHEH from the exons ATGGTCTCCGGCGCGGCGCCCAACCCGGACGGGGGCGGCGCCCAAAACACCCAGCGCCCGCCGCCGCTTACTCAGGCCGGGGCCCGGACGGCCCTCGCCACGCCGCCGGCGGTCTCCGGCGGCGCCGCGCACTCCGCTTCTACCAGTGGGGGCAGCGCCGGCTCACCACCGTCCAGCCGCAGCGAGCAGCACGCCCCCGACGGTGCTGCCAAGGGTCCCGCCCTCGGGGCcgcgcccgcggcggccgcgtccacGCCGGCCAGCGACAGCACGTTCCTCCGCTTGAATAATCTCGACATCAACGGCGACGACGCGCCGTCGTCGCAGGCTCCTACGAG CAAGAAGAAAAGGAGAGGCACACGGGCAGTGGGTCCTGATAAAGGTAACCGGGGACTGCGCCAGTTTAGTATGAAAG TTTGTGAGAAAGTTGAAAGTAAAGGGAGAACAACATATAATGAG GTGGCAGATGAACTTGTTGCTGAGTTTACAGACCCCAACAATAATATTGAGGCACCAGATCCTGATAACCCTAACGCG CAACAATATGATGAGAAAAATATACGACGAAGAGTTTATGATGCTTTGAATGTTCTGATGGCTATGGACATTATATCTAAAGATAAAAAGGAGATCCAGTGGAAGGGCTTGCCGCGTACTAGTATAAGTGACATTGAAGAAATGAAG ACGGAGCTTGTGGGACTGAAAGGTAGGATTGAAAAGAAAAGTGCTTATCTACAGGAGCTACAAGACCAA TATGTAGGTCTGCAAAACCTGATTCAACGAAATGAACAGTCATATGGTTCAGGAAACACGCCTTCTGGTGGAGTGGCTTTGCCATTTATCCTAGTTCAG ACCCGACCTCATGCTACCGTGGAAGTTGAGATATCAGAAGATATGCAGCTGGTGCATTTTGACTTCAATAG CACCCCATTCGAGCTGCACGACGACTCATACGTCCTAAAAGAAATGCGATTCTGTGGAAGAGAACAACATGACAGCACTCAAGAGTCGATATCAAATGGAGGTGAGAGCTCAAGCGTGTCAAATATTTATTGGCAACACGTACAGCATGTGGAAAGGCCAAACAATGGCACAGGTAGGTTACCGAGCTCACCGCCTATTCCAGGGATCTTGAAAGGGCGTGCGAAGCACGAGCACTAA
- the LOC100284705 gene encoding metal ion binding protein — protein sequence MGAGKGGDGGEAAPEAAQPVVLKMKLHCAGCAHKVKKAIKRVPGVDSIVTDVAANTVVVVGTADAGALKARLEAKTNKPVEIVSAGGAPKKPPAAEPKQDAGAGVGEKKGVKSASPNEEEKEKGKKQQAEEKEREKEKGKKQQVESVLLKIRLHCDGCADRIRRRIGKIKGVKDVVLEANAKDEVEVTGTMDIPNMVSYLKEKLNRDVEAVALPVRKEGGGSEGEGEGKDDKKHSGGGGGKDKVAAGAAGDDRMDKGKGIEASAAGPSTAAAAAYMSAPAGASTYHVAPPHGYVAYEQAPPPASYYPYPYYGYGSGDGMGHANPSYYQPQPQPQPDGNQQPQVAYPPYPYQFDMAPAPQLFSDENPNACSVM from the exons ATGGGCGCGGGAAAGGGAGGAGACGGCGGCGAGGCGGCGCCCGAGGCCGCGCAGCCCGTCGTGCTGAAGATGAAACTGCATTGCGCCGGCTGCGCGCACAAGGTCAAGAAGGCCATCAAGCGCGTTCCCG GTGTGGACTCCATCGTCACAGACGTCGCGGCGAACACGGTCGTCGTGGTGGGGACGGCCGACGCGGGCGCGCTCAAGGCGCGGCTCGAGGCCAAGACCAACAAGCCCGTGGAGATCGTCTCCGCCGGCGGCGCCCCCAAGAAGCCTCCCGCCGCGGAGCCCAAGCAGGACGCCGGCGCCGGCGTCGGTGAGAAGAAGGGGGTCAAAAGCGCGAGCCCCAACGAGGAGGAGAAAGAGAAGGGGAAGAAGCAACAGGCGgaggagaaagagagagagaaagagaaggGGAAGAAGCAGCAG GTGGAGTCGGTGCTGCTCAAGATCCGCCTGCACTGCGACGGCTGCGCCGACCGCATCAGGCGACGCATCGGCAAGATCAAAG GCGTCAAGGATGTGGTGCTGGAGGCCAATGCCAAGGACGAGGTGGAGGTCACGGGCACCATGGACATACCGAACATGGTCTCCTACCTCAAGGAGAAGCTCAACCGCGACGTGGAGGCCGTGGCGCTGCCCGTAAGGAAAGAGGGCGGCGGCAGCGAGGGCGAGGGTGAGGGCAAGGACGACAAGAAgcacagcggcggcggcggcggcaaggacaAGGTCGCCGCCGGGGCAGCCGGCGACGACAGgatggacaagggcaaagggatCGAGGCGTCGGCGGCGGGTCCGTCAACGGCGGCCGCCGCAGCGTACATGTCTGCGCCGGCGGGGGCGAGCACGTACCACGTGGCTCCGCCGCACGGGTACGTTGCGTATGAGCAGGCCCCGCCTCCCGCTAGCTACTATCCCTACCCGTACTACGGCTACGGCAGTGGCGATGGCATGGGCCACGCCAACCCCTCCTACTaccagccgcagccgcagccgcagcccgaCGGGAACCAGCAGCCGCAGGTGGCGTACCCGCCATACCCGTACCAATTCGACATGGCGCCGGCGCCGCAGCTCTTCAGCGACGAGAACCCCAACGCTTGCTCCGTGATGTGA